In one window of Kitasatospora sp. MMS16-BH015 DNA:
- a CDS encoding allantoate amidohydrolase has translation MWAELLPVGRSASSGGYRRFAWNSADAEARAWFREQALKRDLTYELDRNGNQWAWLGDPAGGDAVVTGSHLDSVPDGGAFDGPLGVVSSFAALDELRARGVEFTKPLAIVNFGDEEGARFGVACIGSRLTAGVLSPQAAFELRDAEGVRLPDAMEQAGYDPAALGADTERLGRIGAFVELHVEQGRYLSAEQPVGVASAIWPHGRWRFDFHGEANHAGTTWIEDRRDPMLTYANTVLAARKKAKLAGALATFGKVAVEPNGTNAIASLIRGWLDSRAADEETLHRVVEEIRQAAEERGERDGVKVELTRESYTPVVDFDGPLRDRLAARLGGVPVLPTGAGHDAGILASAVPTAMLFVRNPSGVSHSPAEHAELADCLKGVQALADVLEDLACR, from the coding sequence ATGTGGGCGGAGCTGCTCCCCGTGGGCCGCTCCGCCTCCTCCGGCGGGTACCGCCGCTTCGCCTGGAACTCGGCCGACGCCGAGGCCCGGGCGTGGTTCCGCGAGCAGGCTCTCAAGCGGGACCTGACGTACGAGCTGGACCGCAACGGCAACCAGTGGGCCTGGCTGGGCGATCCGGCCGGCGGGGATGCCGTGGTCACCGGTTCGCACCTGGACTCGGTGCCGGACGGCGGTGCCTTCGACGGCCCGCTCGGTGTGGTCTCCTCCTTCGCGGCGCTGGACGAACTCCGCGCCAGGGGCGTGGAGTTCACCAAACCGCTGGCGATCGTCAACTTCGGTGACGAGGAGGGCGCGCGGTTCGGCGTGGCCTGCATCGGCTCCCGGCTGACCGCCGGGGTGCTCTCGCCGCAGGCGGCGTTCGAGCTGCGCGACGCCGAGGGCGTCCGGCTGCCCGACGCGATGGAGCAGGCCGGGTACGACCCGGCCGCCCTCGGCGCGGACACCGAGCGGCTCGGCCGGATCGGCGCCTTCGTCGAGCTGCACGTCGAGCAGGGCCGGTACCTGAGCGCCGAGCAGCCGGTCGGCGTGGCCAGCGCGATCTGGCCGCACGGCCGCTGGCGGTTCGACTTCCACGGCGAGGCCAACCACGCGGGCACCACCTGGATCGAGGACCGCCGCGACCCGATGCTGACCTACGCCAACACCGTGCTCGCCGCGCGGAAGAAGGCGAAGCTCGCGGGCGCGCTGGCCACCTTCGGCAAGGTGGCGGTGGAGCCGAACGGCACCAACGCGATCGCCTCGCTGATCCGCGGCTGGCTCGACTCCCGCGCGGCCGACGAGGAGACCCTGCACCGGGTGGTGGAGGAGATCCGGCAGGCGGCCGAGGAGCGCGGCGAGCGGGACGGCGTCAAGGTCGAGCTGACCCGCGAGTCGTACACCCCGGTGGTCGACTTCGACGGCCCGCTGCGCGACCGGCTCGCCGCGCGCCTGGGCGGCGTCCCGGTGCTGCCCACCGGCGCCGGGCACGACGCGGGCATCCTGGCCTCGGCCGTGCCCACCGCGATGCTCTTCGTCCGCAACCCCAGCGGGGTCTCGCACTCCCCGGCCGAGCACGCCGAGCTCGCCGACTGCCTGAAGGGCGTGCAGGCGCTCGCCGACGTACTGGAGGACCTGGCATGCCGGTGA